One genomic window of Camelina sativa cultivar DH55 chromosome 5, Cs, whole genome shotgun sequence includes the following:
- the LOC104785267 gene encoding phosphatidylinositol 4-phosphate 5-kinase 5-like, protein MSKDQSYVLKAWEVTMRKTQQAKKRANSVFGTVSIAPHSENDTTIDENDDETTTDRSSTEEFYHAERVLPNGDYYTGQWYDNFPHGNGKYLWTDGCMYIGEWYNGKTMGNGKFGWPSGATYEGEFKSGYMDGIGTYTGPSGDAYKGQWVMNLKHGHGVKSFANGDAYDGEWRRGLQEGQGKYQWSDGCYYIGEWKNGTICGKGSFVWTNGNRYDGFWDEEFPRGNGTYKWDDGSFYVGHWSKDPEEMNGTYYPSGNEGNLDWDPKDLFNNLSEYSICSGERVPTLPSQKKLSVWNSSKRVEKPRRMSVDGRVSVGVDRAFEKMNMWGNEIGEGGTDMRKELDAELMRLDAEGLQSLKSSPVPMKLPKAGRKQGETISKGHRNYDLMLNLQLGIRHSVGRQAPAASLDLKPSAFDPKDKIWRRFPREGTKYTPPHQSTEFKWKDYCPLVFRSLRKLFKVDPADYMLSICGNDALRELSSPGKSGSFFYLTNDDRYMIKTMKKSETKVLLRMLAAYYNHVRAFENSLVIRFFGLHCVKLNGPTQKKVRFVIMGNLFCSKYSVHRRFDLKGSSLGRTTDKPESEIDSNTILKDLDLNFIFRLQKVWYQEFIRQIDKDCEFLEQERIMDYSLLVGIHFREASVAGELIPSGARTPIGESEEESGPRLSRAEVDQLLLDPSRWASIRLGTNMPARAERTMRKNDCELQLVGEPTGEFYEVVMIFGIIDILQDYDISKKLEHAYKSIQYDPSSISAVDPRQYSRRFRDFIFKVFTDDN, encoded by the exons ATGAGCAAGGACCAAAGCTATGTTCTAAAAGCATGGGAGGTGACCATGCGAAAGACCCAGCAAGCAAAGAAGCGGGCAAATAGCGTTTTTGGAACAGTATCGATAGCACCACATTCAGAGAACGATACTACAATTGATGAGAATGACGATGAGACCACCACTGACAGGAGCAGCACTGAGGAATTCTACCATGCTGAGAGGGTGCTTCCCAATGGGGACTACTACACAGGTCAATGGTATGATAATTTTCCTCATGGCAATGGAAAATACCTCTGGACAGACGGCTGCATGTACATTGGTGAGTGGTACAATGGGAAAACCATGGGGAATGGAAAGTTCGGGTGGCCATCTGGTGCCACATACGAAGGAGAGTTTAAAAGTGGTTACATGGATGGTATTGGCACATACACGGGTCCGAGTGGAGACGCTTATAAAGGTCAGTGGGTGATGAACCTGAAGCATGGACATGGCGTCAAGAGTTTTGCAAATGGAGATGCTTATGATGGTGAATGGAGGAGAGGTTTGCAAGAAGGTCAAGGAAAGTACCAATGGAGCGATGGGTGCTATTACATTGGCGAATGGAAGAATGGTACGATATGTGGCAAAGGGAGTTTTGTTTGGACAAATGGAAATAGATACGACGGGTTTTGGGATGAAGAGTTCCCTAGAGGGAATGGGACATATAAATGGGACGATGGAAGTTTCTATGTTGGCCATTGGTCTAAGGATCCAGAGGAAATGAATGGTACTTATTACCCGTCAGGAAATGAAGGGAATCTTGACTGGGATCCTAAAGATCTGTTTAATAATCTGAGTGAGTACAGTATCTGCAGCGGAGAAAGGGTTCCGACGTTGCCTTCACAGAAGAAACTATCTGTTTGGAATTCTTCCAAGCGTGTAGAGAAGCCTAGGAGGATGTCTGTTGATGGGAGGGTAAGTGTTGGCGTAGATAGAGCGTTTGAGAAGATGAATATGTGGGGGAACGAAATCGGTGAAGGAGGTACCGATATGAGGAAGGAATTGGATGCAGAGCTGATGAGATTGGACGCTGAAGGCCTTCAGAGCCTGAAGTCGAGCCCTGTGCCTATGAAACTTCCAAAAGCAGGACGGAAGCAAGGGGAGACAATATCCAAAGGCCATCGCAATTACGATCTTATGCTTAATCTGCAATTAGGAATCAG GCATTCTGTTGGAAGACAAGCTCCAGCGGCATCTCTTGATCTGAAGCCTTCAGCTTTCGATCCAAAAGATAAGATATGGAGGAGGTTTCCGCGTGAAGGAACCAAGTACACTCCTCCACATCAATCTACTGAATTCAAATGGAAAGATTATTGCCCACTAGTTTTCAG gagcttgaggaagctattCAAAGTAGACCCAGCTGATTACATGTTATCGATTTGTGGGAATGATGCCCTTCGAGAACTATCATCCCCTGGCAAAAGTGGgagctttttttatttaacaaacgATGATCGCTACATGataaaaacaatgaagaagtCGGAAACAAAA GTGCTTCTGAGGATGCTTGCAGCATATTACAACCATGTTCGAGcatttgagaactctttggtaaTCAGATTCTTTGGTCTACACTGTGTGAAATTGAATGGACCAACCCAAAAGAAG GTGCGATTCGTCATTATGGGTAATCTGTTTTGTTCCAAGTACTCTGTTCACAGACGCTTTGATCTGAAAGGATCTTCTCTTGGTCGTACAACTGACAAACCTGAATCAGAAATCGATTCAAACACGATCTTGAAAGACCTCGACTTGAATTTTATCTTCAGATTGCAGAAAGTATGGTACCAAGAATTCATCAG GCAAATCGATAAAGACTGCGAGTTTCTAGAACAAGAGAGAATAATGGATTACAGTCTTCTAGTTGGGATTCACTTCAGAGAAGCTTCCGTCGCTGGAGAGCTGATTCCTTCGGGAGCTCGGACACCTATTG gtgaatcagaagaagaatcagGCCCTCGTCTTTCTAGGGCAGAGGTTGATCAGCTTCTTTTAGATCCTTCAAG GTGGGCAAGTATTAGACTGGGGACCAACATGCCAGCGCGTGCAGAGAGAACGATGAGAAAAAACGACTGTGAGCTTCAGCTTGTGGGAGAACCTACAGGAGAGTTCTACGAAGTGGTGATGATATTTGGTATAATTGACATTCTTCAAGATTATGATATCAGCAAGAAGCTTGAACATGCGTACAAGAGCATACAGTATGACCCTTCTTCTATATCTGCGGTTGATCCAAGACAATACTCGAGGCGTTTCCGTGACTTTATCTTCAAAGTCTTCACAGATGACAATTGA